In Achromobacter xylosoxidans A8, a single window of DNA contains:
- a CDS encoding LysR family transcriptional regulator has protein sequence MRHDLTDLRLFLNVGETLNLTRAAERTFLSLPAASARVKNMEEAFKARLLVRMATGVALTPAGEVLLKHANAVFRQLECLNADLQPYASGLKGRLRLLANTTATNSFLADALSTFLAENPDVDVELEEKISGDIVIAIRAGQGDLGLVAGNIDVSGLDVTPLFRDELTVVTSLDHPLAASESAHFADLLDAYQFVGIHPDSAIQTFLEDIASGLGKRICQRVHVGSFEAVCRMVEAGAGIAVVPRACAARYSRPDALHVLKLDDPWALRDRLLCRQRGRDLPSFAECFIGHVQRAARGL, from the coding sequence ATGAGACACGATCTGACGGACCTGCGTTTGTTTCTGAACGTGGGGGAAACACTCAATCTGACCCGGGCTGCCGAGCGCACCTTCCTATCCCTGCCGGCGGCGAGCGCGCGGGTGAAGAACATGGAAGAGGCCTTCAAGGCCAGGCTGCTGGTGCGCATGGCCACAGGCGTGGCGCTGACGCCGGCGGGCGAAGTGCTGCTCAAGCATGCGAATGCCGTATTCCGGCAGCTGGAATGCCTGAACGCGGATCTGCAGCCCTATGCCAGCGGCCTGAAGGGACGCCTGCGCCTATTGGCCAACACCACGGCCACCAATTCCTTCCTGGCCGATGCGCTGTCCACGTTTCTTGCGGAAAACCCTGATGTGGACGTGGAGCTGGAAGAAAAAATTTCCGGCGATATCGTCATTGCCATACGCGCAGGTCAGGGAGATCTGGGACTGGTGGCGGGCAATATCGATGTGTCCGGCCTGGACGTCACGCCGCTGTTCCGCGATGAGCTCACCGTGGTGACGTCACTGGACCATCCGCTGGCTGCCTCCGAGTCCGCGCATTTCGCTGACCTGCTGGACGCGTACCAGTTCGTCGGCATTCATCCCGACAGCGCCATCCAGACCTTTCTGGAAGATATCGCCAGCGGCCTGGGCAAGCGCATCTGCCAGCGGGTGCACGTGGGCAGCTTCGAGGCCGTGTGCCGCATGGTGGAGGCGGGCGCGGGGATCGCGGTGGTGCCGCGCGCCTGCGCCGCGCGCTACAGCCGCCCGGATGCGCTGCACGTGCTCAAGCTGGACGACCCCTGGGCGCTGCGCGACCGCCTGCTGTGCCGTCAGCGCGGACGCGATCTGCCCAGTTTCGCGGAATGCTTCATCGGACACGTGCAGCGCGCGGCGCGCGGCCTGTAG
- a CDS encoding CaiB/BaiF CoA transferase family protein yields the protein MTRPPALTGIRVLDLSRILAGPWCTQNLADLGADVIKIERPRVGDDTRAWGPPFLKDGDGRDTEESAYYLSANRNKRSVEADMATPQGAALIRELAAASDILVENFKVGGLAKYGLDYDSLKQINPRLIYCSVTGFGQDGPYAQHPGYDFMIQGLGGLMSITGERDDLPGGGPQKAGVAVTDIITGMYATVAILAALQERHNSGLGQHLDIALLDSHVAMLANQNSNYFNSGVAPQRAGNAHQNVVPYQVFAASNGHLIVATGNESQYRAYCRAIGAPELGDDPRFATNRMRLANREVLVGLLTEIMRQGKRDDWIAKLEAVGVPCGPINDIAQAQAHPQALARQLRRDLPHPAGGMAAVTASPLRLSASPVEYRRAPPLLGEHTEEVLREVLGKTAEEIAAFRAQLQAPSNSN from the coding sequence ATGACGCGCCCGCCCGCCTTGACCGGCATCCGGGTGCTGGACCTCTCGCGCATCCTGGCCGGCCCCTGGTGCACGCAAAACCTCGCCGACCTGGGCGCCGACGTCATCAAGATCGAACGTCCCCGCGTAGGCGACGACACGCGCGCCTGGGGCCCGCCCTTCCTGAAAGACGGCGACGGCCGCGACACCGAAGAATCCGCCTACTACCTCAGCGCGAACCGCAACAAGCGCTCAGTAGAGGCCGACATGGCCACCCCCCAAGGCGCCGCGCTGATCCGCGAACTGGCGGCCGCCAGCGACATCCTGGTCGAGAACTTCAAGGTCGGCGGCCTCGCCAAATACGGCCTGGACTATGACAGCCTCAAACAGATCAACCCGCGCCTGATCTATTGCTCGGTCACCGGCTTCGGCCAGGACGGCCCCTACGCGCAGCACCCCGGCTACGACTTCATGATCCAGGGCCTGGGCGGCCTGATGAGCATCACCGGCGAACGCGACGACCTGCCCGGCGGCGGCCCGCAGAAGGCCGGCGTGGCGGTGACCGACATCATCACCGGCATGTACGCCACCGTCGCGATCCTGGCCGCCTTGCAGGAACGCCACAACAGCGGCCTGGGCCAGCACCTGGACATCGCCCTGCTGGACAGCCACGTCGCCATGCTGGCCAACCAGAACTCCAACTACTTCAACTCCGGCGTCGCGCCCCAGCGCGCCGGCAACGCGCACCAGAACGTCGTGCCCTACCAAGTGTTCGCCGCCAGCAACGGCCACCTGATCGTCGCCACCGGCAACGAATCGCAGTACCGCGCGTACTGCCGCGCCATCGGCGCACCCGAGCTGGGCGACGACCCGCGTTTTGCCACCAACCGCATGCGCCTGGCCAACCGCGAGGTGCTGGTCGGCCTGCTGACCGAGATCATGCGCCAGGGCAAACGCGACGACTGGATCGCCAAACTGGAGGCCGTGGGCGTGCCCTGCGGGCCGATCAACGATATCGCCCAGGCCCAGGCACATCCGCAAGCGTTGGCGCGGCAGCTGCGGCGCGATTTGCCGCATCCGGCGGGCGGCATGGCGGCGGTGACAGCCAGCCCGTTGCGGCTATCGGCCTCGCCGGTGGAGTACCGTCGCGCGCCGCCGCTGCTGGGGGAGCACACGGAAGAGGTGCTGCGCGAGGTGCTGGGCAAGACGGCGGAGGAGATCGCCGCGTTCCGCGCTCAGCTACAAGCACCATCAAATTCAAATTAA
- the glyQ gene encoding glycine--tRNA ligase subunit alpha has translation MLTFQQIILTLQEYWDKQGCALLQPYDMEVGAGTSHTATFLRAIGPEPWRAAYVQPSRRPKDGRYGENPNRLQHYYQYQVVLKPAPPEILDLYIGSLKALGIDPAQHDIRFVEDDWENPTLGAWGLGWEVWLNGMEVTQFTYFQQVGGLDCTPTTGEITYGLERLAMYLQDVESVYDLVWTEGANGNRVLYRDVFHQNEVEQSTYNFEHSSAEMLFSHFNDYEAEAKRLMEVPLALPAYEAALKAAHTFNMLDARGAISVTERAAYIGRIRNLSRAVAQAYYDSRERLGFPMLGRDKAAGEAA, from the coding sequence ATGCTCACCTTTCAGCAAATCATCCTTACGCTCCAGGAATACTGGGACAAGCAGGGTTGCGCCCTGCTGCAGCCCTACGACATGGAAGTCGGCGCCGGTACCTCGCATACCGCCACGTTCCTGCGCGCGATCGGCCCGGAGCCCTGGCGCGCGGCCTATGTGCAGCCCTCGCGCCGCCCCAAGGACGGCCGCTACGGCGAAAACCCCAACCGCCTGCAGCACTACTACCAATACCAGGTCGTGCTCAAGCCTGCGCCCCCGGAAATCCTGGACCTGTACATCGGTTCGCTCAAAGCCTTGGGCATCGACCCGGCCCAGCACGACATCCGCTTCGTCGAGGACGACTGGGAAAACCCCACGCTCGGCGCCTGGGGCCTGGGCTGGGAAGTCTGGCTCAACGGCATGGAAGTCACCCAGTTCACCTACTTCCAGCAAGTGGGCGGCCTGGACTGCACGCCGACCACCGGCGAAATCACCTACGGCCTGGAACGCCTGGCCATGTACCTGCAGGACGTCGAAAGCGTCTACGACCTGGTCTGGACCGAAGGCGCCAACGGCAACCGCGTGCTGTACCGCGACGTGTTCCACCAGAACGAAGTGGAACAGTCCACCTACAACTTCGAACATTCGTCGGCCGAGATGCTGTTCTCGCACTTCAATGACTACGAAGCCGAGGCCAAGCGCCTGATGGAAGTGCCGCTGGCGCTGCCCGCCTACGAGGCCGCGCTGAAGGCCGCGCACACGTTCAACATGCTGGACGCGCGCGGCGCGATCAGCGTCACCGAGCGCGCCGCCTACATCGGCCGCATCCGCAACCTGTCGCGCGCCGTCGCGCAGGCCTATTACGATTCCCGCGAACGACTGGGCTTTCCCATGCTGGGCCGCGACAAGGCCGCCGGGGAGGCAGCATAA
- a CDS encoding SDR family NAD(P)-dependent oxidoreductase, with the protein MSGMVSGKVVIVTGAGGGIGRSIALAMAQAGAKVVVNDIGVSLTGEGGAEGPAQAVVKEIIAAGGQAVANTDSVAAYDSASRCVQTAIDAFGRIDAVVNNAGNLRDRVFHKMSEEEWSQVLGVHLNGSFFMSRAAAPYFREQESGAFVHMTSTSGLIGNFGQANYAAAKLGIVALSKSIALDMARYNVRSNCIAPFAWSRMTSSIPAETDEEKARVEKLKKMEAGKVAPMAVYLASDAASEVTAQIFAVRANEIMLMSQPRPLRTVHHGDGWTPERIAEIAVPAMRKHFYALERSPDVIDWDPI; encoded by the coding sequence ATGAGCGGCATGGTTTCCGGAAAAGTAGTGATCGTTACCGGCGCGGGCGGCGGCATCGGCCGCAGCATTGCGCTAGCCATGGCGCAGGCCGGCGCCAAGGTGGTCGTGAACGACATCGGCGTATCGCTCACCGGCGAAGGCGGCGCGGAAGGCCCCGCGCAAGCGGTCGTCAAGGAGATCATCGCGGCGGGCGGCCAGGCCGTCGCCAACACCGACAGCGTGGCCGCCTACGACAGCGCCAGCCGCTGCGTGCAGACGGCGATCGACGCCTTCGGCCGCATCGACGCCGTGGTCAACAACGCCGGCAATCTGCGCGACCGGGTTTTCCACAAGATGAGCGAAGAGGAATGGAGCCAGGTGCTGGGCGTGCACCTGAACGGCTCCTTCTTCATGAGCCGCGCGGCGGCGCCCTACTTCCGCGAACAGGAGTCCGGCGCATTCGTGCACATGACGTCCACGTCCGGACTGATCGGAAACTTTGGCCAGGCCAACTACGCCGCGGCCAAGCTGGGCATTGTGGCCCTGTCGAAATCCATCGCGCTGGACATGGCGCGCTACAACGTTCGCTCCAACTGCATTGCGCCGTTCGCCTGGAGCCGCATGACCAGCTCCATTCCGGCCGAAACGGATGAGGAAAAGGCCCGCGTCGAAAAGCTGAAGAAGATGGAAGCCGGCAAGGTCGCGCCCATGGCCGTCTACCTGGCCAGCGACGCCGCCAGCGAGGTCACCGCGCAGATCTTCGCGGTGCGCGCCAACGAGATCATGCTGATGAGCCAGCCGCGTCCGCTGCGCACCGTGCATCACGGCGACGGCTGGACGCCAGAGCGCATCGCCGAGATCGCGGTGCCCGCCATGCGCAAGCACTTCTACGCGTTGGAGCGTTCGCCCGACGTGATCGACTGGGACCCCATCTGA
- a CDS encoding fumarate hydratase, with amino-acid sequence MSVIIKEEDFIQSIADGIQFISYYHPVDYIRHLARAYEREESPAARDAMAQILTNSRMCAEGKRPLCQDTGIVNVFLKVGMGVRFETKRTLQELCDEGVRRGYLNPDNPLRASVLDDPLFARKNTRDNTPCILHVELVPGDKVDVQVASKGGGSENKSKFAMLNPSDSLVDWVLKTVPTMGAGWCPPGMLGIGVGGTAEKAMLMAKQSLMEDIDMYELLARGPQSKLEELRIELYEKVNALGIGAQGLGGLTTVLDVKISTFPTHAASKPVAMIPNCAATRHAHFELDGSGPARLDPPSLSEWPEVHWAPDYNKSKQVDLNTLTKEEVASWKPGQTLLLSGKMLTGRDAAHKRIQDMLAKGEPLPVDFKNRVIYYVGPVDPVRDEVVGPAGPTTATRMDKFTDMMLEQTGLIAMIGKSERGPVAIESIKKHNSAYLMAVGGAAYLVSKAIRGAKVLGFADLGMEAIYEFDVKDMPVTVAVDAQGTSVHTTGPKEWQAKIGKIPVAVA; translated from the coding sequence ATGTCCGTCATCATTAAAGAAGAAGACTTCATCCAGTCGATAGCCGATGGCATCCAGTTCATCAGCTACTACCACCCTGTCGACTACATCCGTCATTTGGCGCGCGCCTACGAGCGCGAGGAAAGCCCCGCCGCGCGCGACGCGATGGCGCAGATCCTGACCAACTCGCGCATGTGCGCCGAGGGCAAGCGTCCGCTGTGCCAGGACACGGGCATCGTCAACGTGTTCCTGAAGGTCGGCATGGGCGTGCGTTTCGAGACCAAGCGCACGCTGCAGGAGCTCTGTGATGAAGGTGTGCGCCGCGGTTATCTGAACCCGGACAATCCTTTGCGCGCCTCGGTGCTGGACGATCCGCTGTTCGCGCGCAAGAACACGCGCGACAACACGCCCTGTATCCTGCACGTCGAGCTTGTCCCGGGTGACAAGGTCGACGTGCAAGTGGCTTCGAAGGGCGGCGGTTCGGAAAACAAGTCCAAGTTTGCGATGCTGAACCCGAGCGATTCGCTGGTGGATTGGGTGCTGAAGACGGTCCCGACGATGGGCGCCGGCTGGTGCCCGCCGGGCATGCTGGGCATAGGCGTCGGCGGCACGGCCGAGAAGGCCATGCTGATGGCGAAGCAGTCGTTGATGGAAGACATCGATATGTATGAGCTGCTGGCGCGCGGCCCGCAGAGCAAGCTGGAAGAGCTGCGCATCGAGCTGTATGAGAAGGTCAACGCGCTGGGTATCGGCGCGCAGGGCCTGGGCGGCTTGACGACGGTGCTGGACGTGAAGATCAGCACGTTCCCGACGCATGCGGCCTCGAAACCCGTGGCGATGATTCCGAACTGTGCGGCTACGCGTCATGCGCATTTCGAGCTGGACGGCTCGGGCCCGGCGCGCCTGGATCCGCCGTCGCTGTCGGAGTGGCCGGAAGTGCATTGGGCGCCTGACTACAACAAGTCCAAGCAGGTGGACCTGAATACGCTGACGAAGGAAGAAGTGGCCAGCTGGAAGCCGGGCCAGACTTTGCTGCTGTCGGGCAAGATGTTGACGGGCCGCGATGCGGCTCACAAGCGTATCCAGGATATGCTGGCCAAGGGCGAGCCGCTGCCGGTGGATTTCAAGAACCGGGTCATCTATTACGTGGGGCCGGTGGATCCGGTGCGCGATGAAGTGGTTGGCCCGGCGGGTCCCACGACGGCCACGCGCATGGACAAGTTCACGGACATGATGCTGGAGCAGACCGGGCTGATCGCGATGATCGGCAAGTCGGAGCGCGGGCCGGTGGCGATCGAGTCGATCAAGAAGCACAACTCGGCTTATCTGATGGCTGTGGGCGGCGCGGCTTACCTGGTGTCGAAGGCGATTCGTGGCGCGAAGGTGCTGGGTTTTGCGGACCTGGGCATGGAAGCCATCTATGAGTTCGACGTGAAGGACATGCCGGTGACGGTGGCGGTTGACGCTCAGGGCACTTCTGTCCACACCACGGGGCCTAAGGAATGGCAGGCGAAGATCGGGAAGATTCCGGTCGCTGTGGCTTGA
- a CDS encoding crotonase/enoyl-CoA hydratase family protein, which produces MSDLIKVEVTDGIQIITINRPEAKNAINLETAQALAAALDQLDSRDDIRIGILTGGGGTFSSGMDLKAFAKSGQRPYVEGRGFAGLNERPPKKPLIAAVEGYALAGGCEMALASDLIVAASNAKFGLPEVKRGLVAGAGGMLRLPRRLPYHIAMEVILTGEMLTAERAYSFGLVNRITEPGAALAGALELARAIVENGPLAVQTAKSVVAQSGDWDQASMFDQQRPLIAHIFSSADAKEGATAFAEKRKPVWQGK; this is translated from the coding sequence ATGTCAGACCTGATCAAGGTAGAAGTCACCGACGGCATCCAGATCATCACGATCAACCGTCCCGAGGCCAAGAACGCCATCAACCTGGAAACCGCGCAGGCCCTGGCCGCGGCGCTGGACCAGCTGGACAGCCGCGACGACATCCGCATCGGCATCCTGACGGGCGGCGGCGGCACGTTTTCGTCGGGCATGGACTTGAAGGCCTTCGCCAAGTCGGGGCAGCGTCCCTACGTGGAAGGCCGCGGTTTCGCCGGCCTGAACGAACGGCCTCCCAAGAAGCCGCTGATCGCCGCGGTGGAAGGCTATGCGCTGGCCGGCGGCTGCGAAATGGCGCTGGCGTCCGACCTGATCGTGGCGGCCAGCAATGCCAAGTTCGGCCTGCCGGAAGTCAAGCGCGGCCTGGTGGCCGGCGCTGGCGGCATGCTGCGCCTGCCGCGCCGCCTGCCGTACCACATCGCCATGGAAGTGATCCTGACGGGCGAAATGCTGACGGCCGAGCGCGCCTATTCCTTCGGCCTGGTCAACCGCATCACCGAGCCGGGCGCTGCCCTGGCCGGCGCGCTGGAACTGGCCCGCGCCATCGTCGAGAACGGCCCGCTGGCGGTGCAGACCGCCAAGAGCGTAGTTGCGCAGTCGGGCGACTGGGACCAGGCCAGCATGTTCGACCAGCAGCGTCCGCTGATTGCGCACATTTTTTCGTCGGCCGACGCCAAGGAAGGCGCCACGGCTTTCGCCGAGAAGCGCAAGCCCGTCTGGCAAGGGAAATAA
- a CDS encoding tripartite tricarboxylate transporter substrate binding protein — MTDLLRRRAIAGLGAACAAAALPALFPAIARAAAWPAHAVNFIVPFPAGGPVDTTARFTTQPLGQLWSVPTVVDNKSGAGGIVGAQFAAKAEPDGYNYFFASIHHAVLPSLRGNLSYDITRDFVPVGMAAVFPIVLVVNAALPVNSVSELIAYAKANPGKLSFSSSGTGGGTHLAGELFNAMAGVRIQHVPYRGSAPAMQDLLGGQVQVMFADGPSAVPHLKGGKVRALGVGNPTRSSMLPDVPTIAEAGLPGYEAYSWSGVMAPKGTPPDIVKRVNADLVRVLSDQATAQGMIAAGAEPKPGTPEQFGDFVRDEIAKWRDVIKTANIKLD, encoded by the coding sequence GTGACCGATCTACTACGCCGCCGCGCCATTGCGGGGCTGGGCGCCGCGTGCGCCGCCGCCGCGCTGCCTGCGCTGTTCCCCGCCATCGCCCGCGCCGCCGCCTGGCCGGCGCATGCCGTGAACTTCATCGTGCCATTCCCCGCGGGCGGGCCCGTGGACACGACCGCGCGCTTTACCACGCAGCCGCTGGGCCAGCTGTGGTCGGTGCCTACGGTGGTGGACAACAAGTCGGGCGCCGGCGGCATTGTGGGCGCGCAGTTTGCGGCCAAGGCCGAGCCCGACGGCTACAACTACTTCTTCGCTTCCATCCACCACGCGGTGCTGCCCAGCCTGCGGGGCAATCTCAGCTACGACATCACCCGGGACTTCGTGCCGGTCGGCATGGCGGCCGTCTTCCCCATCGTACTGGTGGTGAACGCGGCGCTGCCGGTGAATTCGGTGAGCGAACTGATCGCCTACGCCAAGGCGAACCCGGGCAAGCTGTCGTTCAGCTCGTCGGGCACGGGCGGCGGCACGCATCTGGCCGGCGAGCTCTTCAATGCCATGGCAGGCGTGCGCATCCAGCACGTGCCATATCGCGGCAGCGCGCCCGCCATGCAGGACCTGCTGGGCGGACAGGTGCAGGTGATGTTCGCCGACGGTCCTTCCGCCGTGCCGCATCTGAAGGGCGGCAAGGTACGCGCCTTGGGCGTGGGCAATCCAACGCGTTCCAGCATGCTGCCGGACGTGCCGACCATCGCCGAGGCGGGCCTGCCGGGCTACGAGGCCTACTCGTGGAGCGGCGTGATGGCGCCCAAGGGCACGCCGCCCGATATTGTGAAGCGCGTGAATGCGGACCTGGTGCGGGTGCTGTCGGATCAGGCCACCGCGCAGGGCATGATCGCCGCGGGGGCCGAGCCCAAGCCTGGCACCCCCGAGCAGTTCGGCGATTTTGTGCGCGACGAAATCGCGAAGTGGCGCGACGTCATCAAGACGGCCAACATCAAGCTGGATTAG
- a CDS encoding MaoC/PaaZ C-terminal domain-containing protein → MPLDYATVKNWRFDEVRQRYDEKDTMLYALGIGLGQDPEDAGQLRYVYEKGLQSFPTMSVVLGYPGFWVQDPRAGIDWVRVVHGEQRLTMHAPLPPAGVVTGKTRNTHVIDKGADKGAIVITERTLHDEDGTCLATLRQSTFCRGDGGFGPGDDSPAALPAAPDGEPDLRCEIRIPANAALLYRLNADRNPLHADPEVARQAGYPKPILHGLCTYGVVAHAIVKSCCGYDASRLVSLNTRFSAPVYPGETLQCGIWRLPDGQIRFLARALERKITVLSHGTAELKP, encoded by the coding sequence ATGCCCCTGGACTACGCAACCGTAAAGAACTGGCGCTTCGACGAGGTGCGCCAGCGTTACGACGAGAAAGACACCATGCTGTACGCCCTGGGCATAGGCCTGGGGCAGGATCCCGAAGACGCCGGCCAGCTGCGCTACGTGTACGAAAAGGGCCTGCAGTCCTTCCCCACCATGAGCGTGGTGCTCGGTTATCCCGGCTTCTGGGTCCAGGATCCGCGCGCCGGCATCGACTGGGTCCGCGTGGTGCACGGCGAACAGCGGCTGACCATGCATGCGCCCTTGCCGCCGGCGGGCGTGGTCACGGGCAAGACCCGCAACACGCATGTGATCGACAAAGGCGCCGACAAGGGCGCCATCGTCATCACCGAGCGTACCCTGCACGACGAGGACGGCACCTGCCTGGCCACCTTGCGGCAAAGCACCTTCTGCCGCGGCGACGGCGGCTTCGGACCAGGAGACGACAGCCCCGCCGCCCTGCCCGCCGCGCCCGACGGCGAACCAGACCTGCGCTGCGAGATCCGCATTCCCGCCAACGCGGCCCTGCTGTACCGGCTGAACGCCGACCGCAATCCGCTGCACGCGGACCCCGAGGTCGCGCGCCAGGCCGGCTATCCCAAACCCATCCTGCACGGGCTGTGCACCTACGGCGTAGTGGCCCACGCCATCGTCAAAAGCTGCTGCGGCTACGACGCCTCGCGCCTCGTCAGCCTGAACACGCGCTTCTCGGCGCCGGTCTACCCCGGCGAAACCCTGCAATGCGGCATCTGGCGCCTGCCCGACGGCCAGATCCGCTTCCTGGCCCGTGCACTCGAACGCAAGATAACCGTGTTGAGCCACGGCACCGCGGAGCTGAAACCATGA
- the glyS gene encoding glycine--tRNA ligase subunit beta has protein sequence MTTNIRPLLVELLTEELPPKALQKLGQAFAEGVRATLERHGLLAAGCAMTAYSTPRRLAVHLSAVLAQAPDQPYAEKLMPVKIGLTDDGKATPALQKKLAAKGLENIDLATLERESDGKQDYLVARGTAAGAQLAAGLQEGIDAAINGLPIPKVMRYQLADGVTSVKFVRPAHGLVALFGADVVPVSALGLAAGRDTLGHRFMSAGPVSFADADAYAATLAEKGRVMASFEGRRDEIQRQLLDHAGRLNATLGDDPEVAALLDEVTALVEHPTVYVGQFEEQFLQVPQECLILTMRLNQKYFPLFDPASGRLTHRFLIVSNMHTDNPVNIVEGNQRVVRPRLADAQFFFETDRKTPLAARVEQLGSIVYHNKLGTQLERVERVRAIARGVAELLGGDVSAADRAAMLAKADLGSNMVGEFPELQGVMGAYYAAGDGEPDSVVQALRTQYRNRYDAPVTADTLTAAVLFVAERVETMVGIWAIGLAPTGERDPFGLRRAALGLISAFEQLAAGGWLKISEAGPLSLDGLLELAAGTFPAGKIPADTLPEVRAFIYERYRNQLINEFDRNAVEAVVALTPPLHQVAERVRAAAAFAQLPEAASLAAANKRIGNLLKKAEGEIGAVNDAALVEPAEKALAAAVSALRPKAEAQLAAGDFAGSLSTLAQVREPVDAFFADVMVMAEDPAVRANRLALLSQLHGLMNQVADISRLAQ, from the coding sequence ATGACGACGAACATCCGCCCGCTGCTGGTCGAACTGCTGACCGAAGAACTTCCGCCCAAGGCCCTGCAAAAGCTGGGCCAGGCCTTTGCCGAAGGCGTGCGCGCCACGCTGGAGCGCCACGGCCTGCTGGCCGCCGGCTGCGCCATGACCGCCTATTCCACGCCGCGCCGCCTGGCCGTGCACCTGTCCGCCGTGCTGGCGCAGGCGCCGGACCAGCCCTATGCCGAAAAGCTGATGCCGGTGAAGATCGGCCTGACCGATGACGGCAAGGCCACGCCCGCGCTGCAAAAGAAGCTGGCCGCGAAGGGCCTGGAAAACATCGACCTGGCAACCCTGGAACGCGAGTCCGACGGCAAGCAGGACTACCTGGTCGCGCGCGGCACCGCCGCCGGCGCCCAGTTGGCCGCCGGCCTGCAGGAAGGCATCGATGCCGCCATCAACGGCCTGCCCATCCCCAAGGTCATGCGCTACCAATTGGCCGACGGCGTCACCTCCGTCAAGTTCGTGCGCCCGGCGCACGGCCTGGTCGCGCTGTTCGGCGCCGACGTGGTGCCGGTGTCCGCGCTGGGGCTGGCCGCCGGCCGCGACACGCTGGGCCACCGCTTCATGAGCGCGGGTCCCGTGTCCTTCGCCGACGCCGACGCCTATGCCGCCACCTTGGCCGAAAAGGGCCGCGTGATGGCCTCATTCGAAGGCCGCCGCGACGAGATCCAGCGCCAGTTGCTGGACCATGCCGGCCGCCTCAACGCCACGCTGGGCGACGATCCCGAAGTGGCCGCGCTGCTGGACGAAGTCACGGCCCTGGTCGAACACCCCACCGTCTACGTGGGCCAGTTCGAAGAGCAGTTCCTGCAAGTGCCGCAGGAATGCCTGATCCTGACCATGCGCCTGAACCAGAAGTACTTCCCGCTGTTCGATCCGGCCAGCGGCCGCCTGACGCACCGCTTCCTGATCGTCAGCAACATGCACACCGACAATCCGGTGAACATTGTCGAAGGCAACCAGCGCGTGGTGCGCCCGCGCCTGGCGGATGCGCAGTTCTTCTTCGAAACCGACCGCAAGACCCCGCTGGCGGCGCGCGTCGAGCAATTGGGTTCCATCGTCTATCACAACAAGCTGGGCACCCAGCTGGAACGCGTGGAGCGCGTGCGCGCCATTGCCCGCGGCGTGGCCGAGCTGCTGGGCGGCGACGTCTCCGCCGCCGACCGCGCGGCCATGCTGGCCAAGGCCGACCTGGGCTCCAACATGGTGGGCGAATTCCCCGAGCTGCAAGGCGTCATGGGCGCCTACTACGCGGCCGGCGACGGCGAGCCCGACAGCGTGGTGCAGGCCCTGCGCACGCAGTACCGCAACCGCTACGACGCGCCCGTCACCGCCGACACGCTGACCGCCGCCGTCCTGTTCGTCGCCGAGCGCGTGGAAACCATGGTCGGCATCTGGGCCATCGGCCTGGCACCCACCGGCGAACGCGACCCCTTCGGCCTGCGCCGCGCCGCGCTGGGCCTGATCAGCGCCTTCGAGCAACTGGCCGCGGGCGGCTGGCTCAAGATCAGCGAGGCTGGCCCGCTGTCGCTGGACGGCCTGCTGGAACTGGCGGCGGGTACCTTCCCCGCCGGCAAGATCCCTGCCGACACGCTGCCCGAAGTCCGCGCCTTCATCTATGAGCGCTACCGCAACCAGCTGATCAACGAGTTCGACCGCAATGCCGTCGAAGCCGTGGTCGCGCTGACCCCGCCGCTGCACCAGGTGGCCGAGCGCGTGCGCGCCGCCGCCGCGTTCGCGCAACTGCCCGAGGCCGCCAGCCTGGCCGCCGCCAACAAACGTATCGGCAACCTGCTCAAGAAGGCCGAAGGCGAGATCGGCGCCGTGAACGACGCCGCGCTGGTGGAACCGGCCGAAAAGGCCCTGGCCGCCGCCGTGTCCGCGCTGCGCCCGAAGGCCGAGGCGCAACTGGCCGCTGGCGATTTCGCCGGCAGCCTGAGCACGCTGGCCCAGGTCCGCGAGCCCGTGGACGCCTTCTTCGCCGACGTCATGGTCATGGCCGAAGACCCGGCCGTGCGCGCCAACCGGCTGGCCCTGCTGAGCCAGCTGCATGGCCTGATGAACCAGGTCGCTGACATCTCCAGGCTGGCACAGTGA